In one window of Arachis ipaensis cultivar K30076 chromosome B06, Araip1.1, whole genome shotgun sequence DNA:
- the LOC107647257 gene encoding glucosidase 2 subunit beta-like — translation MVILESHFFLFRCFLLLASAACSLSHPSLLDVHPLDEKHYSSEVIKCKDGSKSFSKDRLNDNFCDRPDGTDEPGTSAFSAGKFYCRNLGSKPQFIFSSYVNDLFCDCCDGSDEYDGYIRCLNTCVMGGNAKIGNYNSKLSQQASFAGKVTKDEVKYEDLVHNLMSLRLAIILQVVLLAFIVFLWHFGCRSRSKRRRTIIKVL, via the exons ATGGTCATATTGGAATCGCATTTCTTCCTCTTCCGTTGTTTTCTCCTCCTAGCTTCTGCCGCATGTTCTCTTTCCCACCCTTCTCTCCTCGATGTTCACCCTCTAG ATGAGAAACATTACAGCTCCGAGGTAATCAAGTGCAAGGATGGATCAAAATCCTTCTCCAAAGATCGTCTCAATGATAATTTCTGCGATCGCCCTGATGGCACTGATGAACCAG GAACTTCAGCTTTCTCCGCCGGAAAATTTTATTGCAGAAACCTGGGAAGCAAGCCACAATTTATATTCTCTTCTTATGTTAATGATCTTTTCTGTG ATTGTTGTGATGGgagtgatgaatatgatggataCATTCGGTGCCTCAACACTTGTGTAATGGGTGGGAATGCCAAAATTGGCAATTACAATTCAAAACTGAGTCAGCAGGCTTCTTTTGCTGGAAAAGTGACCAAAGATGAAGTGAAGTACGAGGACTTGGTTCATAATCTTATGA GTTTAAGGTTAGCAATTATTCTACAAGTGGTTCTGCTTGCTTTTATCGTATTTCTATGGCATTTTGGTTGCCGTTCCAGATCTAAAAGGAGGCGTACAATTATTAAGGTGCTCTAA